The Coffea arabica cultivar ET-39 chromosome 1e, Coffea Arabica ET-39 HiFi, whole genome shotgun sequence genome has a window encoding:
- the LOC113697084 gene encoding probable serine/threonine-protein kinase PBL16 encodes MGNCWWFGRRWEPSIYRVSSNAKSESSKDSPSGMVRKDDRKLPSNPEEVEDLRRSSSANPLIVFTFDELKTITDNFRQDHMLGGGGFGSVFKGFIAEDLKKGLRPIPVAVKVHDGDNSFQGHREWLAEVVFLGQLSHPNLVKLIGYCCEDEHRVLVYEYMPRGSVENNLFSRVLLPLSWSTRMKIAFGAAKGLAFLHEAEKPVIYRDFKTSNILLDLDYNPKLSDFGLAKDGPVGDKSHVSTRIMGTYGYAAPEYIMTGHLTPRSDVYSFGVVLLELLTGRKSLDKCRPAREQNLTDWAVPLLREKKKLLSIVDPRLEGEYPVKGVHKAAMLAYHSLNRNPKARPLMRDIVDSLEPLQDHLEQTPPNEKPTLTVICENSDGGIQRKDTLLT; translated from the exons ATGGGAAACTGCTGGTGGTTTGGCAGAAGGTGGGAGCCTTCAATCTACAGAGTTTCTTCTAATGCAAAGTCAG AGTCTTCCAAGGATAGCCCATCAGGAATGGTAAGGAAGGATGACAGAAAGCTACCATCAAATCCTGAAGAAGTAGAAGACCTGCGTCGTAGTTCATCTGCAAACCCATTGATTGTATTCACATTCGATGAACTAAAAACCATCACTGACAACTTTAGACAAGATCACATGCTGGGTGGAGGTGGATTTGGAAGCGTGTTCAAAGGTTTCATAGCTGAAGATCTAAAGAAAGGACTTCGGCCAATTCCAGTTGCTGTTAAGGTTCATGATGGGGATAACAGTTTTCAAGGTCACAGGGAATGGCTG GCTGAAGTCGTATTCTTGGGGCAGCTTTCTCATCCAAATTTGGTGAAACTTATTGGCTACTGCTGCGAAGATGAGCACAGGGTGCTAGTGTATGAGTATATGCCTCGGGGAAGTGTAGAAAATAATCTATTCTCCA GAGTCTTGCTTCCTCTTTCTTGGTCTACTAGAATGAAGATTGCATTTGGTGCAGCAAAAGGACTTGCTTTCCTGCATGAAGCTGAGAAACCTGTCATCTACCGCGACTTTAAAACATCTAATATTCTATTAGATCTG GACTACAATCCAAAACTGTCTGATTTTGGCCTGGCAAAAGATGGACCAGTTGGCGATAAATCTCATGTTTCTACTCGCATAATGGGCACGTATGGTTATGCTGCACCAGAATATATTATGACAG GTCATCTGACTCCCAGAAGTGATGTTTACAGCTTCGGGGTAGTCCTTCTGGAGCTTCTAACAGGTAGAAAATCTTTGGACAAATGTAGACCAGCCCGGGAGCAGAACCTGACTGATTGGGCAGTGCCCTTGCTCCGCGAGAAGAAAAAGTTGCTTAGCATTGTAGATCCAAGATTAGAAGGAGAATATCCAGTAAAAGGTGTTCACAAGGCAGCTATGTTGGCTTATCACTCCTTAAATCGCAACCCAAAAGCACGCCCTTTGATGCGAGACATTGTAGATTCCCTGGAGCCTCTCCAGGACCATTTGGAGCAAACTCCTCCAAATGAAAAGCCTACTTTGACAGTGATTTGTGAGAACTCTGATGGAGGCATCCAGAGGAAAGATACGCTGCTAACATGA